In Tachysurus fulvidraco isolate hzauxx_2018 chromosome 1, HZAU_PFXX_2.0, whole genome shotgun sequence, a single window of DNA contains:
- the LOC113657542 gene encoding uncharacterized protein LOC113657542, with translation MHMTQLLYSTFLLLTLCGFVSGYAILQPHSSVRIQLGSATTLHCHFHSEGYCALLWLKVPLQGAPVHIANVHSQRCDMKMFGEFRNNSRVRVILNGRNFSLSFLRTEITDVAKYICGIQCYDHIQFGNGSKLIVEETAGIEPTLPAENEENIKRCIYYYAVPVLSATNVALIVITIALIYRLIKKKKSDKKPIHGEDKRNTDDVIYSNLTFSSNLDYIPVRPQRLRRTSEEVVYQALKI, from the exons ATGCATATGACTCAATTATTATATTCAACCTTTCTGCTCTTGACTCTGT GTGGATTTGTCAGTGGATATGCGATCTTACAGCCACATTCTTCAGTGAGGATACAGTTAGGATCCGCCACAACTTTGCACTGCCATTTCCACTCAGAAGGCTACTGTGCATTACTTTGGTTAAAAGTTCCTCTTCAAGGAGCTCCTGTCCATATAGCTAATGTACATTCACAGAGATGTGATATGAAAATGTTTGGGGAATTTAGAAATAATTCCAGAGTCAGAGTTATTTTGAACGGAAGGAACTTCAGCTTGTCATTTTTGCGTACGGAAATTACGGATGTTGCAAAATACATTTGTGGAATTCAATGTTATGATCACATACAGTTTGGAAATGGGAGTAAGCTGATTGTTGAAGAAACAGCTG gAATTGAGCCAACACTTCCagctgaaaatgaagaaaaca taaAACGGTGCATTTATTACTATGCCGTGCCAGTACTATCAGCGACAAATGTGGCATTAATTGTAATCACAATTGCTCTCATTTATCGcctaataaaaaagaaaaaatcag ATAAAAAACCAATCCATGGTGAAGATAAAAGG aatacagatgatgtgatctACAGTAATCTAACATTCTCAAGCAACTTAGATTATATCCCAGTAAGACCACAAAGACTAAGAAGAACCAGCGAGGAAGTCGTATATCAGGCTTTGAAAATCTGA